The genomic window ATAGAACTCCACCTTCATCGTCGTACCCCTCCTTTAATATGGTGTATGGATGTACCCGCCGTGAAAAAGACAAAATCCACGGCCGCACCCGATTTCCTCCGAGGCGGCCGTGGATTTGCCGCGTCGCTAATCTATCAGACCGGCGACGGTCGGTTCAAGAACCTTTTTACTTCCTCACGGCCGGGCCGGATCCCTCGTAAAAACCGCACTCCCCCTCGATGCCGTCCTCGAGCGGGATGTTGATATTGTACGGCCACTCGAGCTTCGTGCACTGCCCCATGTAGGCCTTGCTGATCTCGGGGTCCTTCGAGGCCATGAAATTATCGCACGCCTGGCAATTCGGTATGATTTTCGCCACGGTATCTCCTCCTGTCTGTTTCTGACGGGACATCCCCTCGCGGGGCTCCCCTTAGACGCCGTTATAAAAAATCTTCGGGACGCTCCCGACCAACTCGGCGGCCGACAGCGGCTTGCCGGAAACGAGCTTTCCCCGGATGCTCTTCGAGATCGGGATCGGCTTCCCCTGGAAATCTTCCCTGGCCTGGGGGGCCGCCGCCACCTTGCCGGCCGTGGTGATCGGCTTCCAGTCCTTGCTCTGGGCGAAACCGGGCAGCTTGTCGTGCGGCCCTTTCGTCTCCTTCGGAGCGCCCTGCCGGTGGCCGTTCTTGAGCGCGTATTCGTAGACCGTGTCGCACCCGGCGCACTTGATCTTCCCCTTGAAGTTCCAGAATGTGAACGGATCGAGGTAGTTGATCGTGTCACACTTTGGGCACTGAAGAATCAACGAAGCGTCTTTGAAAGGCATCATATCCCCCCTTTTCTCTTTAGATGATCTCTTTCTGCTCCAGCTCGGCGATATGGGAACCGCTATAGCCGCACAGCTTGGACAGGATGTACTCGTTGTCGGCGCCGACCGGCTTGAACGCCCAGCGGACGCGGGCCGGGGTATCGGACAGCTGGTACGCCGGACCCTGGGTCAGGACGTCTCCGAAGGTCGGGTCGTCGAGCCACTGAAGCGTGCCGCGCATATGCCAGTGCTCGTTCGCCGCGACTTCCTTGGAGTTCCACACCGGCTGGGAGAGGATCCCGTTCGCCTTGCAGGCCTTGTCGACTTCTTCCTTCGTCTTGTCGGCCGCGAACTTCTCGAGCTCGGGGTAGATGGCCATTTGCGCATCGGCGCCGACGCGGTCCGCGTGAGTCGGGTACTTCTTGGCCAAGTCGGGACGGTTGATCATCTTGCACAACTTCTGGAAATCGTCGTCCTTGTAGGCGGAGACGAGGCAGAAGCCGACTTCCTGCTCCTGCGGGTTCTTCGAGTTCGGGTACGACGACTTCCCGCACTTGAGGATCCCGTGCACGCACAGCAGCGGCTCGAAGTTCCCGAACCGTTGCGGGACGATGCCGGTCTTCCCGTAGAGGGAGATGAAGTCGGTCAGGTGGCGCTGGGCGCCGTGGACCTGCGAATATTCGAGGAAGTTTCCCTTCCCCGACACGTTGTCCCGCCAGTAGAGGCAGGCGAGAATGTTGAACGCGGAGATGGCGCCACCCCAGTAGTCCATGATCCAGATCGTCTGCTTGGAGGGCATCCCGCCGTACTCCTTGTGCCAGCCGGTGATCGAGAAGCAGCCGCCCTGCGCCTGGCCGAGGATGTCGTACGAAGCCCGGTTCCGTCCCGGACCCCAGCCGCCGAACCCGCCCATCCACTGGTAGATGACGCGAGGGTTGACCTGGGCGTGCTGCCGGTACCCGATCCCCCACCGGTCGAACGTGCCCGCCCGGTAGTTCTCGGCGAAGACGTCGGTTTTCGCCGCCAGCCTCTTCATGATCTGGATCGCTTCCGGCTTGTGGAAGTCGAGCGAGAGGAAGTATTCGTTCGGGTTCGCGCCGAAGAAGCCGAGGCCCGTCCCCTTGTCCGGCATCCAGCGGGACAGCGGGTAGAGGAACGGCTCGTTGAAGGGGGTCGTGTGCCGCATCGGCTCGCCCCGCTTCGGAAGCTCGACCTTGATCGTCTCGGCGCCCAGCTCTGCGAGGTACGCCGCGCAGGAGGGGCCGAGGATGTACTGGGTGGTGGAAACGCACCGGATCCCCTTGAGAACCTCGGGCTTGTCGTACCGTTTCGTCGTGTTGAAGACGGTCCGACAGTAATCCTCGAATGTCATGTCCTTCAGGCTTTTGTCGATGGCCATATTAGATCACCCCTCCCTTCTTGAAAGCTTTCAGCCCTTCCCGGTCGATACCGGCGAGGCGGCGGAACACGTCCTCGTTGTCCTGCCCCGTCAAACGGCCGACCCACTTGATCCGGCCCGGGGTGTTCATCCCGATGAAGCCGGACGCTCCGATCAGGACCTTGCCGAAGTTGAGATCGTCGACGATCTCAACATGGCCGCGATACTTGTAGTGCGGGAACTCGCACACCTCGTCGAGGAACGACACGCCGCCCGACGCCACTTCCTCTTCCTGCAGCGCGGTCTCGGCCTCGTTCCGGGTCTTATCCTTGGTCCACTCGCACATCGTCGTGTACGTCTCGACCTGCATATAGTGCGGAAGCCGGTCGGTCACGACGCGCAGCTTCGGATCCTCGCAGATGTGCTGCTCGAGCTCGGGCTTGTCCTTCCCGACGGTCCGCCAGATCCGGAACCAGAGGCGGTCGTGCCCGCCGCCGACCATGATCTGCCCGTCGGCGCAGGGGTTGACGGCGTAAATGTTGATGGCGAGGTCCCAGTTCCCGTATCGGGGCCGGATGGAGCCGTCCATCCCTTGCCATGCCCAGTTGTAGTCGATGATCCGGATGACGCCTTCCGCCGCCGTGCACTCCACGAACTGCCCCTTGCCGAGGAACCGCTCCCGGGCGTAGAGGGCCGCCATGGCGCCGATCGCCGAGAAGGTGCCGCCGACGTGGTCGCACAGCCACCAGCCGGACCGCGTCGGGGTGCCGCCGAACGACACCGGCGCGCCGGTCCCGTGGGTGAAGCCCATCGAGCACTGGGCGGTCGGGTCGAGGTTACCCGCGTCGTCCTTCAGGGGACCCCATTGGCCGCGCTGTCCGACCCACATGTAGACGAGCCGAGGGTTGATCTCGGAGAGCTGCCGGTAGCCGATCCCCAGCTTGTCATAGTGTCCCGGAGGCGCGTTCTCGATCAGGATGTCGACCTGCGGGATGATCTTCTTCAGCAGCGCCCTTCCCTGTTCGGTCTCTAGGTTGAGCGTGACGGAGAACTTGTTCCGCGCCTCGGAGAGGTACCTTGCGCCGACCTTCTCGCCGTTCTTCGACTGGAACATGTACTCTTCGCGGCCGAAGGGGGTCAGTTTCCGGATCGGGTCGCCGCCCGGGGGCTCGACCATGATGACCTCGGCCCCGAGTTCGGAGAAGTGCGAAGAGCACCAGTGGCCAATCTCCATGTTCGCGGTCATGTCGAGAACCCGGATCCCGTCGAGGGATTCCGGTTTGTCGGCGTTGAACTGCTGCCGCACCGCCGACTCGACCCACAGCGAGTATTCCTTCCGCTTCTCGTCGACCCCCGCGTATACCTCGTCGACGGTCGGCGTTGGAATCGCGGGCCACGGAAGAACCTTGATCGTCGGCCGTTTCTTTTCCGTACGCCACTTTTCAGCCATGCTTCCCCTCCTTTTGATATTTACTGCCTTCGAACGCCTGATGAGAAACCGTTTTTTTCCTGTTCCCGTTGCCGGATCTCTTCACTGCGCCGTGATTTCCCCCCTTTCCATTGTGTTTTCCGGGACGCCGACCCCTTGCTTGGAACGTTTGGGCGGAAGGGAAAAAGCCGCCGAAAATCGGGATGTTCCACGAAAGAGCCGGCGTGGTTTTATAAATGTGTTTTATTGTATATCGCGACACGCCGTTTCGTGTCAAGCCCTTTTTTGCTGATAAAACATATTTTGATCTTTTCGCTCATTGCGTCGGCTTGGGGCGCTTGAGGATCATCTGGCACCCCACCGTGCCGTAGGCGATCCCGTCCCGGTTCGGCGCGATGAGGGGAACGGAGGAGACGAGCTCCCAGCCGTTCTCCCCCGCCTCCTTCAGCCACCCCATATCCGCCGTCAACCCCTCCGGCGTGTCCTGGAACATCACCATCTTGTCCATGTATTCGAACATCATATTTTTCTCCCCTCCCCTCCGTGTTCGCGCGGAGACATCCCCGCTGCGTCGGCGATCGCCTTGCGCACTGCCCGGTACGTCGCCTCCCGCTCCTCCCCCCGCTGCCCGGCAGCGCGGGCGAACGACAGCGTGACGAAGTCGTAGAGCCGCTTGATCCGCTCCCCGCCGTCCCCCCCCAGGCGCTTCAGGATCTCGCCATGATCCTCCTCGAATCCC from Candidatus Deferrimicrobium sp. includes these protein-coding regions:
- a CDS encoding CoA transferase, producing MAIDKSLKDMTFEDYCRTVFNTTKRYDKPEVLKGIRCVSTTQYILGPSCAAYLAELGAETIKVELPKRGEPMRHTTPFNEPFLYPLSRWMPDKGTGLGFFGANPNEYFLSLDFHKPEAIQIMKRLAAKTDVFAENYRAGTFDRWGIGYRQHAQVNPRVIYQWMGGFGGWGPGRNRASYDILGQAQGGCFSITGWHKEYGGMPSKQTIWIMDYWGGAISAFNILACLYWRDNVSGKGNFLEYSQVHGAQRHLTDFISLYGKTGIVPQRFGNFEPLLCVHGILKCGKSSYPNSKNPQEQEVGFCLVSAYKDDDFQKLCKMINRPDLAKKYPTHADRVGADAQMAIYPELEKFAADKTKEEVDKACKANGILSQPVWNSKEVAANEHWHMRGTLQWLDDPTFGDVLTQGPAYQLSDTPARVRWAFKPVGADNEYILSKLCGYSGSHIAELEQKEII
- a CDS encoding CoA transferase gives rise to the protein MAEKWRTEKKRPTIKVLPWPAIPTPTVDEVYAGVDEKRKEYSLWVESAVRQQFNADKPESLDGIRVLDMTANMEIGHWCSSHFSELGAEVIMVEPPGGDPIRKLTPFGREEYMFQSKNGEKVGARYLSEARNKFSVTLNLETEQGRALLKKIIPQVDILIENAPPGHYDKLGIGYRQLSEINPRLVYMWVGQRGQWGPLKDDAGNLDPTAQCSMGFTHGTGAPVSFGGTPTRSGWWLCDHVGGTFSAIGAMAALYARERFLGKGQFVECTAAEGVIRIIDYNWAWQGMDGSIRPRYGNWDLAINIYAVNPCADGQIMVGGGHDRLWFRIWRTVGKDKPELEQHICEDPKLRVVTDRLPHYMQVETYTTMCEWTKDKTRNEAETALQEEEVASGGVSFLDEVCEFPHYKYRGHVEIVDDLNFGKVLIGASGFIGMNTPGRIKWVGRLTGQDNEDVFRRLAGIDREGLKAFKKGGVI